The following is a genomic window from Saprospiraceae bacterium.
AGAGAGCAACATTACTGTGGAGTGTACACACTGCGGAGATGAGTGCCCAAATGATCATCCCGTCCATGATGGTAAGGATTTTTGTTGCAATGGCTGCAAGGTGGTGTATTCTGTCCTCAAAGACCACGACTTGGGTGATTATTATGCATTTCAGGAAAAGCCCGGCATAAGCCAAAGATCGATTCTTTCGAAAGATTATAAGTTTTTGGATGATGCGGATGTCATCAATAATTTGTTGGAATTCAGGGACGATCACATCTGCAAAATAAGTTTTACTCTTCCACAGGTACATTGTGCATCCTGTATATGGTTATTAGAAAATCTCAACAAACTAGATCAGGGAATAATGGGTTCAAGGGTGAATTTTTTACGAAAATCAGCCACCATCAGTTACGATCCTTCAAAAATCACTTTAAGACAGGTGGTGGAAAAACTGGCCCAGATAGGCTATCCTCCTGAACTCAATCTCCAAAAACTATCCAATTCCAAAACTGGTATCCATGACCGTAGTCTTTACTATAAACTCGGGTTAGCGGGTTTTTCTTTTGGTAATATCATGTTATTGAGTTTTCCGGAGTACCTTGGTTTTGAGCATGCTTCAGTAAAATTTTATATAGGGTACATCAACATCATACTTGCCCTTCCTGTATTGCTATATAGTGGATTTGATTACCTCAGATCTGCCTACTGGACCTTTAGAATGAAGCAAATCAATATTGACATCCCTATAGCAGTAGGAATGTTGACTTTATTTTTCAGAAGTGTGTTTGAGATTGTCACAGATACCGGCGAAGGGTATTTGGACAGTCTGGCAGGATTTGTTTTTTTCCTGTTGATTGGTAAGTGGTTTCAGCATTACACTTTTTACTCTATAGCTTTTGACAGAAATTATAAATCATATTTTCCCATTTCATCTTTGGTCAAAGAAAATGGTGAGTGGGTATCCAGAAGCCTTGACAAGTTGGATGCAGGTGACATCTTATTAGTCAAAAACGAAGAGATCATCGCCGGTGATGCACTGCTGTTGAAAGGTGAAGCGACAGTAGATTATAGTTTTGTCACCGGAGAATCGGATCTGATAAAGAAAAAAGAAGGAGATAAACTTTTTGCCGGCGGAAAGATAGTAGGCTCTAATATTCAACTTCAATTAATCAAAAAGGTGGATCAATCCTACCTCACCAAACTATGGGATGAAGATTCATTCAAAATAGATAAGGAGGCCAAAACACAAACCTTAATAGCGCAAATTGGTAAATATTTTACCATTACGATTATGTTCATCGCTTTACTTACTTTGATTTATTGGCTCGTTATTGATAAGTCAGTGGCATTCAATGCATTTACAGCGGTACTTATTGTAGCATGTCCCTGTGCTTTGGCTTTGGCACTTCCTTTCAGTTATGGCAATATCTTACGATTACTTGGGAAAAGATTTTTTTATCTCAAAAATGTACAAGTGATTGATAGAATTCAGCAAATCGATGACATCATTTTTGACAAAACAGGTACCATCACAGACCATAAAAACATCGAAGCTGCGATATCAGGACCACAGCTCACCACCAGAGAATGTTATCTTATAAAAAGTGCCGTCTACCAATCAAACCACCCGCTATCCAAGGCGATTTTTAGTATACTGCCAGGAGACTACAACAAAGAACCGAAAAATTTAAAGAAATCACAGGTCAGGGTATCACTTCAGTATTTGCGGATGACCAGGTCAGAGTAGGATCTCCACTATTTATAGAAGGTTCTGCCAAAAATGAACATAAAAGCGTCGTAGCGGAAGTCAATGGACATGTAATCACATGGTTTTCTATTGAGCATAAGCTGCGTGAAGGCGTCGAAGAGCTTGTAGAAACATTGGGCAAAAATTATAGTGTGACCATTCTGTCAGGCGACAACGATAAAGAAGAAGCCCGATTAAAATCATTTTTCCCGCAAAAGGCTACAATGACATTTCATCAATCCCCATTGGATAAATTGAATCATGTAAAACAAATGCAAGCTCAAGGCCGAAATGTGATGATGATAGGTGATGGTCTAAATGATGCTGGTGCATTGATGCAGAGTAATGTAGGAATAGTGATATCTGAAGATTCCAATAATTTCACACCAGCATGTGATGCCATATTGGGAGCCAAAGCATTTCCTTCATTGTTAAGTTATCTCACATTTCTGAAAAAAGCAAGATGGATTATTATTGGCGCATTTGTGCTTGCGTTTTTATACAATGTTTTAGGTCTTTATTTTGCTGTGAGAGGCGAGCTCGCTCCTGTAGTTGCCGCCATTTTGATGCCAATCAGTTCTATCACTGTGATGGTATACGGACTGTTGTCAAGTACGCTTGTCTTCAGAAAAATGTGTAGATAACAAATTAGTTAATGGCTCAGGGATATCGCTTTTTTTCGAAAAAGTCGCAATATTATCCATTTCACACATTGTCTAGATAAAGTCTCTTTTCATTCACCAATGATTCGATTTGCTTACTTGCTTCTTGTTTCAACGAATCAAGGTGCATCATCATGCGGTTTGTATTATCTAAATTTTCATTTATACATTCTTTACTTCTTCTCAGGTGAGTATTGCTCACCCACCCGAAAACTGCAGCAGTATGCATATTTTCAAAAAAGCTGATATATGGAGTGTATAGGTTTTTTGATTTAAGACCAGAAAGTATATCTTCCAGCTCTTTATTCAGTTTTTGCTCAAGACTGTCTATTATAGATACTACCTGTCTTATATTTTTTATTTGCTGAATCTGATCGTAGAATAAGAGAGTCAACCCATTTTCATGTACTTTGTCGAAAGCTGAAAGATTCTTGCCAACCAGAATTAAATAATTTTTAAGCTCTTTAGCAGCTGCAGTCGCTTCATATATTTCCAACAAAAGTTGTTCCTTATTTTTAATTTGAGTTTCAAAATTTTGAAGAGCTTCTGCAAGAGGATGCTTTTCTGTAGTGCCATTCATCGTTTCCAATATCATTTTTTGGAGATCTGTGTAGATTTGTTCTTTGAGCATTATCTTTTTTTCCAAAATTTCTCTTTCGTACTCAAGTATCTTAATTTTATTAGACGTATCATCATATTTTAATACAGCAAAAAGATATTCTTCACGCTCCTTTTCCAATTTTTTACCTGAATCACCCAAAATCTTATTAAATAAAACCATAGATGCTATTCGTTCTAACTTAGTGACATCCAGATATTCCTTGTCTACCACTTTTGAAAGTAAATGAATATCTTTTTTAAATACTGCTAATTCTTGTTGAAGTACAACCAACCTTTTCTCAGCTTTAAAAACAGAATAGAGTTGATTTTTAAGATTTTCGATAGTCATATTTCGAATAAGTTTAAATAGCTTCCATTAAAATTTTTGAGTATGTTTAAATTTTATCCTTTAGCAATAAAGTGTATTATTTTGGTTGAAAATTCGTTCATTTTTTCGCCTGTTTGCCAAATTTTTATCTCAAATTTTATTTTTTAAGCTCGGAAGTCATGCAGGTTGAATTGCACATCCGCCGCCGCGGACTACAAAATCCGCCTCTTTTCGTTCAGAATATCTCCATTTTATTATCCAAAAAACAAAATTTAACCATACCTAAAGTTGATTTTATCAAACAAGTATATAAAATTTATATTTGTCAAATGTACTTTTTTTATCATTAAGCGAAAATACCAATAAAGGCCATTCACTTTTTCTTAACTTGCTGGTTAACTTCTGCTACCCTGAAAGTGGTTATCTTTTTGATCAACTCAAAAGGTATATCCTCGTCCAGTGGAAACTGTATAGATCCCTTGCCTGTTTTATATCTTGACAATTCTTGTTGAAATGCGACGTTGCCTGTAGGCAGTGCATAAAAACCTAGGTGATTTCTGAATGCAGCAAAATATACCAATGGCTTTTTGTGGAGTTTGAAAGCAGGCATATTGTATGCAATACATTCGATGGCTTCCGGTGCTGACTCAGCAATGACACTTTTGATTTTCGCAAGTATCTCCACCATCTCAGGAGAAAAGTCTCCGAAATATTCTTCAATTGTAATATATTTTTTTTTGACTTCCATTTTGTTTTATATTTGGCTCCATTGTTCAACCAACCTTTTCCCATCCTTTTTTGATATTCTCTTCTATAGCGGTTGCCAGCATTTCGCGGAGTGTACCATCTGATGATGCTATTTTGATCTCGGTCTGAAGTGGCTCTTTTCGTCCCGCACTGAAATCCGTATAATACAATACAAAAGGTGGAAAAGATTGCGCCATTGTTTTGTTGGTTTTCAGACCTACAAACTTGCGAATGGCTGTACCAGTTTTGCTTTCCTTGATATAAACTTCCCGAAAGATGACTTCTGATTTTTGCAAATCTTCTGTGTCTATATTGGTATCTTTGGTCCATTCTACACGGGAGGTCACCTGATTGATGCCCGTGTCATCATAATTGGCCTTTTTGTCTTCTCTAATACCTAGAAATACTGGACTGATGAGACTGACAGCGTTGGTCTTGCGGATACTTTGATATTGGCTACCATCATAAGAGAGTTTATCTTTTTGATTGTACCTGAACCATCTTCATTGATGATTTCGATACATTTGATTTGTATGACGATAGAAGGCAGTACCCATTTATATGCCAATCGATTATTGGCTACCAATACGATATCTGCTTCACACTCTAAGGGTTGCAATTTTTGAAGCCATTGCACTCTTGTTTCATCTGTAAATCCTCCACCTACAGATGCTACCACCATCCAGCCTTCACCATCGTGTAGTCCTACCAAAAGCGCCCTGATGCCACTACCATCTTCTTTCATACTATAACCAATGACAGCTACATCGAGCTCAACCATTGGCTTTAGCTTGTAAGTATAACCAAGCGTATTGATGACTACTAGTCCTTCCTTACCACTCTCTATGGCATCTGCATAAAACTGTGTCAACTCCTTTCTAGAAGCCGTTTTGTGCCACTTCATCGGGTGGACGATGTCCCCTTCTGGTATGGATTTTTGTACAGTGACGACCCGGTCATCATTGGGTTTGTCGAGTTCGTGTACAGCATCAAAGACACAAAATCTAAGACTTGTTTTATCATTTGCTAAGGCAGAAGATACCATAAAGTTTCGTGACCTATCCAGAGGCAAATACAATTCTCCTGCCCAAATTCCTTCTTGATCCTTTGGAAACGCTGCAGTAATATGTGGTAAATCTAACAATACACCACTTCTGTTATATATAGTCACTATCCCGTTATTAACCACTGCAATACCCAGCTGTCCGTCTATTTTTTCTGAATAAATGTATTCATCTGATTCTGGCAAGTCCTTCTGCGCATTGGCTCCTTCTATTGGGATAAATCTTGACGCTATTTTTTTCTTATAATTGATTACTGTTTCCATATCAAAGGATAGATTTTAGTTCGAGATTAGAAATATGCATGAGTAAAAGATAAGAGTCGCCTTTGACCCTACCTTCAAGAAACGCACGGTAAGGTCTTCCGTTTTCTTGAAAAATCAAGGGTTCGTTGCCTTTTGGTCCACCTGCAAGTAACATCAATACTTGTTTTTCGTGCAATTCCTTGGCCATGTCATACAGAAAGTCAAAGGTCAGTCCATTGGTATGTGTCAATTGGTATTTTTTGGCAAATATAAATCTGTTGTATGCTTCTGCGATTGGCAGTTGTTTGCCCGTCCACGATATGGGAAAATCGCTGATGATATTTTGATTTTTGGTAGCGAATGCCTTTTCTTCTTTAACGGTTCCATCAGGCAAATAAACGATTTCTGTGGCCTTAACCTTATAGACTGGTTTTAAGTCTGGATTGACCAATACTTTTTGTCCACCTGATATGATCATACCTGTTTTGTAAAGGTCTATTTCAGGATCTGCATTGATTAGGTCTTGTGCCAACTCTTCATCTTCACCATATTTAGCAAGCAAAGCTTCGTACTGATGTTGGATATCTGATTTTAATAATTGTAACTACTCAGGTACAAAGTTAAGCATTAGCTAATACTTGGAGAACGTTTAGATTTCTTTTTATAGCAGTATCAATAACTGATCTTAGGACTGCATAATATGAAGCACCTTGGTCTGACCTAAACTGACCGCTAACCTTGAGTTTTACCTTTACGTTTCTGATGGCTTGTTCGCTAAAGTTGTTGTCTGGTGGTACTTCCATTACTTTTAGAAAAGTAAGTAG
Proteins encoded in this region:
- a CDS encoding heavy metal translocating P-type ATPase metal-binding domain-containing protein; its protein translation is MFKLKSSESNITVECTHCGDECPNDHPVHDGKDFCCNGCKVVYSVLKDHDLGDYYAFQEKPGISQRSILSKDYKFLDDADVINNLLEFRDDHICKISFTLPQVHCASCIWLLENLNKLDQGIMGSRVNFLRKSATISYDPSKITLRQVVEKLAQIGYPPELNLQKLSNSKTGIHDRSLYYKLGLAGFSFGNIMLLSFPEYLGFEHASVKFYIGYINIILALPVLLYSGFDYLRSAYWTFRMKQINIDIPIAVGMLTLFFRSVFEIVTDTGEGYLDSLAGFVFFLLIGKWFQHYTFYSIAFDRNYKSYFPISSLVKENGEWVSRSLDKLDAGDILLVKNEEIIAGDALLLKGEATVDYSFVTGESDLIKKKEGDKLFAGGKIVGSNIQLQLIKKVDQSYLTKLWDEDSFKIDKEAKTQTLIAQIGKYFTITIMFIALLTLIYWLVIDKSVAFNAFTAVLIVACPCALALALPFSYGNILRLLGKRFFYLKNVQVIDRIQQIDDIIFDKTGTITDHKNIEAAISGPQLTTRECYLIKSAVYQSNHPLSKAIFSILPGDYNKEPKNLKKSQVRVSLQYLRMTRSE
- a CDS encoding HAD-IC family P-type ATPase, which codes for MTGQGITSVFADDQVRVGSPLFIEGSAKNEHKSVVAEVNGHVITWFSIEHKLREGVEELVETLGKNYSVTILSGDNDKEEARLKSFFPQKATMTFHQSPLDKLNHVKQMQAQGRNVMMIGDGLNDAGALMQSNVGIVISEDSNNFTPACDAILGAKAFPSLLSYLTFLKKARWIIIGAFVLAFLYNVLGLYFAVRGELAPVVAAILMPISSITVMVYGLLSSTLVFRKMCR
- a CDS encoding DUF1801 domain-containing protein, giving the protein MEVKKKYITIEEYFGDFSPEMVEILAKIKSVIAESAPEAIECIAYNMPAFKLHKKPLVYFAAFRNHLGFYALPTGNVAFQQELSRYKTGKGSIQFPLDEDIPFELIKKITTFRVAEVNQQVKKK
- a CDS encoding ATP-dependent DNA ligase, with the protein product METVINYKKKIASRFIPIEGANAQKDLPESDEYIYSEKIDGQLGIAVVNNGIVTIYNRSGVLLDLPHITAAFPKDQEGIWAGELYLPLDRSRNFMVSSALANDKTSLRFCVFDAVHELDKPNDDRVVTVQKSIPEGDIVHPMKWHKTASRKELTQFYADAIESGKEGLVVINTLGYTYKLKPMVELDVAVIGYSMKEDGSGIRALLVGLHDGEGWMVVASVGGGFTDETRVQWLQKLQPLECEADIVLVANNRLAYKWVLPSIVIQIKCIEIINEDGSGTIKKINSLMMVANIKVSARPTLSVSSVQYF